A section of the Pimelobacter simplex genome encodes:
- a CDS encoding cytochrome P450, whose product MHLADDPYDDANLTDPYPLFQRMREAGPAVWLDKYDVAAFTRFAEVREILVDHETFISGAGVGPRNYHHQPPWRKPGILDSDPPMHTPLRAAMADVISPRNMRPLRAGFQEFATPLVDQLLDLREFDAITDLAELFPIRVFGDAVGIPREGRAENLLAHGAMNFAQFGPEDARYEQYMKAGEHTIEWTMQNCARENLSPDGLGAKIWAHADAGAIEPEEAAVLVRALLSAGLDTTVIAIGNTLGCLVANPDQWDLVHATPRLTKFAIDEALRFDSPFQSFFRTTARDVEIGGVTLPEDSKLIVFPGAANRDVDRFGPDADQYRIEREAGGHLTFGMGIHQCVGQPVSRLEMEVLFGELARRVRSIEPAGEPVPFLHNTLRGLSSLPVRIVPA is encoded by the coding sequence ATGCACCTTGCCGACGACCCGTACGACGACGCGAACCTCACCGACCCGTACCCGCTCTTCCAGCGGATGCGCGAGGCCGGGCCGGCCGTCTGGCTCGACAAGTACGACGTCGCCGCGTTCACCCGGTTCGCCGAGGTCCGCGAGATCCTCGTCGACCACGAGACGTTCATCTCCGGCGCGGGCGTGGGCCCGCGCAACTACCACCACCAGCCGCCGTGGCGGAAGCCCGGCATCCTCGACTCCGACCCGCCGATGCACACGCCGTTGCGGGCCGCGATGGCCGACGTGATCAGCCCCCGCAACATGCGGCCGCTGCGCGCGGGCTTCCAGGAGTTCGCGACACCGCTGGTCGACCAGCTGCTCGACCTGCGCGAGTTCGACGCGATCACCGACCTCGCCGAGCTGTTCCCGATCCGGGTCTTCGGCGACGCGGTCGGCATCCCGCGCGAGGGCCGCGCCGAGAACCTGCTCGCCCACGGCGCGATGAACTTCGCCCAGTTCGGGCCCGAGGACGCGCGCTACGAGCAGTACATGAAGGCCGGCGAGCACACCATCGAGTGGACGATGCAGAACTGCGCCCGCGAGAACCTCTCGCCCGACGGCCTCGGCGCCAAGATCTGGGCGCACGCCGACGCCGGCGCGATCGAGCCCGAGGAGGCTGCCGTCCTGGTGCGGGCGCTGCTCTCCGCAGGGCTCGACACGACCGTGATCGCCATCGGCAACACCCTCGGCTGCCTGGTCGCGAACCCCGACCAGTGGGACCTCGTGCACGCCACCCCGCGGCTGACCAAGTTCGCCATCGACGAGGCGCTGCGCTTCGACTCGCCCTTCCAGTCGTTCTTCCGGACCACCGCGCGCGACGTCGAGATCGGCGGCGTCACGCTGCCCGAGGACAGCAAGCTCATCGTCTTCCCCGGCGCCGCCAACCGCGACGTCGACCGCTTCGGGCCGGACGCCGACCAGTACCGCATCGAGCGCGAGGCCGGCGGTCACCTGACCTTCGGCATGGGCATCCACCAGTGCGTCGGGCAGCCCGTCTCGCGGCTGGAGATGGAGGTCCTCTTCGGCGAGCTCGCCCGGCGGGTGCGCTCGATCGAGCCGGCCGGCGAGCCCGTCCCGTTCCTGCACAACACACTGCGCGGGCTCAGCTCGCTGCCCGTGCGTATCGTGCCCGCGTGA
- a CDS encoding amino acid ABC transporter permease, whose product MTDTPARPAFARDARVVVPTRHPGRWAMAAVILVLLAGAITQVVGNERFQWDVVGDYLFAEPILQGVGRTLMLTVAAMTIGVVLGVVVAVLRLSPNPILSSAAWAYSWFFRGTPLLVQLLFWYFLGALYPTIGAGSFSWSANDLISPLTAALLGLGLNEAAYMSEIVRGGILSVPPGQAEAASAVGMRRSQVMRRVVLPQAMRVIIPPTGNETIGMLKHTALVLVIGYSELMTSASLIYSRTYQTIPLLIVAALWYLAISAVLSVGQFFIERHFGRGFSHHRVSRKGSRMARKGEAVA is encoded by the coding sequence GTGACCGACACGCCCGCTCGTCCCGCGTTCGCGCGGGACGCGCGGGTCGTCGTCCCCACGCGGCACCCGGGGCGCTGGGCGATGGCCGCGGTGATCCTGGTCCTGCTGGCCGGTGCGATCACCCAGGTCGTCGGCAACGAGCGGTTCCAGTGGGACGTCGTGGGCGACTACCTGTTCGCCGAGCCGATCCTCCAGGGTGTCGGGCGCACCCTGATGCTGACCGTGGCCGCGATGACGATCGGTGTCGTGCTCGGCGTCGTCGTCGCGGTGCTGCGCCTGTCGCCCAACCCGATCCTGTCGTCGGCGGCGTGGGCCTACTCCTGGTTCTTCCGCGGTACGCCGCTGCTGGTGCAGCTGCTCTTCTGGTACTTCCTCGGCGCCCTCTACCCGACCATCGGCGCCGGCAGCTTCTCGTGGAGCGCCAACGACCTCATCTCGCCGCTCACCGCGGCGCTGCTGGGCCTCGGGCTCAACGAGGCGGCGTACATGAGCGAGATCGTGCGCGGCGGCATCCTGTCGGTGCCGCCGGGCCAGGCCGAGGCGGCGAGCGCGGTCGGCATGCGGCGCTCGCAGGTGATGCGGCGGGTCGTGCTGCCGCAGGCGATGCGGGTGATCATCCCGCCGACCGGCAACGAGACCATCGGCATGCTCAAGCACACCGCGCTCGTCCTCGTCATCGGCTACAGCGAGCTGATGACCTCGGCCTCGCTCATCTACTCGCGGACCTACCAGACGATCCCGCTGCTCATCGTGGCCGCGCTCTGGTACCTCGCGATCTCGGCGGTGCTCTCCGTCGGGCAGTTCTTCATCGAGCGGCACTTCGGGCGCGGCTTCTCCCACCACCGGGTGAGCCGCAAGGGGAGCCGCATGGCACGCAAGGGGGAGGCGGTCGCATGA
- a CDS encoding HAL/PAL/TAL family ammonia-lyase produces MTQTSTAGDRVVVLGSARLSLTDLVAVARHGARVELDDAVADRLRASQEWVESAGLERPIYSINTGFGSLAGRQAFADPADAAELSRRLVLSNASGIGRYVDTELVRATMLIRAVSLLSGHSGVRPEVARLVVDMLNAGVHPAIPEYGSLGASGDLIPLAHLALVMTRGVEGRESAEEDVRNSGEVLADGRVVPGAEAMAAAGLDRIALAAKEGLALLNGTSFSCAQVALALHDAQTLLDTNIITAAMSIEALKGFGDAFIAELHEARGQAGQIEVAARIRGLLEGATLTDGDRDHDPVRQPPQDAYSLRCVPQVLGPIIDTLRFVSGLVENEMNAATDNPLIFPALPRPLKAVSGGNFHAEYMAFAADFLSIAVTEIGNITERRLFRMDDGTLNRGLPDMLVNSEQVGMDCGYMLPQYLAAALVSDCKTLAHPDSVDSIPTCANQEDHVSMANNAGRHARQVVANIEAVVAIELLMAAQALDLRILQDEVTEDGLAPSSRAVRALVRSSSDEQGQSVTHLTQDRVLYPWLRRAVELVRSGTVVATVEGLS; encoded by the coding sequence ATGACGCAGACCTCCACCGCCGGCGACCGCGTCGTCGTCCTCGGCAGCGCCCGGCTCTCCCTGACCGACCTCGTCGCGGTCGCCCGCCACGGCGCGCGCGTCGAGCTGGACGACGCCGTCGCCGACCGGCTGCGGGCGAGCCAGGAGTGGGTCGAGTCGGCGGGCCTGGAGCGCCCGATCTACTCGATCAACACCGGCTTCGGCTCGCTGGCCGGACGCCAGGCGTTCGCGGACCCGGCCGACGCCGCCGAGCTCTCCCGCCGCCTGGTGCTGAGCAACGCCTCCGGCATCGGCCGGTACGTCGACACCGAGCTCGTCCGCGCGACCATGCTCATCCGCGCGGTCAGCCTGCTCTCCGGGCACTCCGGCGTCCGGCCCGAGGTGGCCCGGCTCGTCGTCGACATGCTCAACGCGGGCGTGCACCCGGCGATCCCGGAGTACGGCTCGCTCGGCGCCTCCGGCGACCTGATCCCGCTCGCCCACCTCGCCCTCGTCATGACGCGCGGCGTCGAGGGGCGCGAGAGCGCCGAGGAGGACGTGCGGAACTCCGGTGAGGTGCTCGCCGACGGGCGCGTCGTACCGGGGGCGGAGGCGATGGCCGCCGCCGGCCTGGACCGGATCGCGCTCGCCGCCAAGGAGGGCCTCGCGCTGCTCAACGGGACGTCGTTCTCGTGCGCCCAGGTGGCGCTCGCCCTGCACGACGCGCAGACCTTGCTCGACACCAACATCATCACCGCCGCGATGTCGATCGAGGCGCTCAAGGGCTTCGGAGACGCGTTCATCGCCGAGCTGCACGAGGCCCGCGGCCAGGCCGGCCAGATCGAGGTCGCCGCCCGGATCCGCGGCCTGCTGGAGGGCGCCACGCTGACCGACGGCGACCGCGACCACGACCCGGTCCGGCAGCCCCCGCAGGACGCCTACTCGCTGCGCTGCGTCCCCCAGGTGCTCGGCCCGATCATCGACACGCTGCGCTTCGTCTCGGGCCTCGTCGAGAACGAGATGAACGCCGCCACCGACAACCCGCTGATCTTCCCGGCGCTGCCGCGCCCCCTCAAGGCGGTCTCCGGCGGCAACTTCCACGCGGAGTACATGGCGTTCGCCGCGGACTTCCTCAGCATCGCCGTCACCGAGATCGGCAACATCACCGAGCGGCGGCTGTTCCGGATGGACGACGGCACGCTCAACCGCGGCCTGCCGGACATGCTCGTCAACAGCGAGCAGGTCGGCATGGACTGCGGCTACATGCTCCCGCAGTACCTCGCCGCGGCGCTGGTCTCCGACTGCAAGACGCTCGCGCACCCCGACTCCGTCGACTCGATCCCCACCTGTGCCAACCAGGAGGACCACGTCTCGATGGCCAACAACGCCGGTCGGCACGCCCGCCAGGTCGTCGCCAACATCGAGGCCGTCGTCGCGATCGAGCTGCTCATGGCGGCCCAGGCGCTCGACCTGCGGATCCTCCAGGACGAGGTCACCGAGGACGGCCTGGCGCCGTCCAGCCGCGCGGTGCGCGCGCTCGTGCGGTCGTCGTCCGACGAGCAGGGCCAGTCGGTCACCCACCTCACCCAGGACCGCGTGCTCTACCCGTGGCTGCGCCGCGCGGTCGAGCTCGTCCGCTCCGGCACCGTCGTCGCGACCGTCGAGGGACTCTCGTGA
- a CDS encoding histidinol-phosphate transaminase, with translation MTVTTGPVPRPELAGLAAYSSVAPGPVPVRVRASSNEAPGGLAGPVRAAALAAVGGSSRYPLIGGSDLATALAGSLGVAAAEVAVGDGALPLLDRLLMAYLRPGDEVVMAWRSYEAYPLSVQVAGGRSVCVPLSPDGAHDLPAMAAAVGPATRIVLVCNPNNPTGTVVPWDALVSFVDALPPDVLVVLDEAYTEYDERPRPETAVLPALVARGNVVVLRTFSKAHGLAGLRAGYLVAAPAVAGAVRSVLPPFPVSTVAVAAALASLAHPEVLEERVFDTRVERERVRALLAARGTTVPASYANFVWLPLGDRAAPFAELCREHGLLVRPFAGEGVRITVGEPDLRAVLAEVLAAWS, from the coding sequence GTGACGGTCACGACCGGACCGGTGCCCCGGCCCGAGCTGGCCGGCCTGGCGGCGTACTCGTCGGTCGCACCCGGACCGGTCCCGGTCCGGGTGCGGGCCTCCTCCAACGAGGCGCCCGGCGGCCTGGCCGGACCGGTCCGGGCCGCCGCACTGGCCGCCGTCGGCGGCTCGTCGCGCTACCCGCTGATCGGCGGCTCCGACCTCGCCACCGCCCTGGCCGGCTCCCTCGGCGTCGCGGCGGCGGAGGTCGCCGTCGGCGACGGCGCGCTGCCGCTGCTCGACCGGCTCCTGATGGCCTACCTGCGGCCGGGCGACGAGGTCGTCATGGCCTGGCGCTCCTACGAGGCCTACCCCCTCAGCGTCCAGGTCGCCGGCGGCCGCTCGGTGTGCGTCCCGCTGAGCCCGGACGGCGCGCACGACCTGCCCGCGATGGCGGCCGCCGTCGGCCCCGCCACCCGGATCGTGCTCGTCTGCAACCCCAACAACCCGACCGGGACCGTGGTGCCGTGGGACGCGCTGGTGTCCTTCGTCGACGCCCTCCCGCCGGACGTCCTCGTCGTCCTCGACGAGGCCTACACCGAGTACGACGAGCGCCCGCGCCCCGAGACCGCCGTCCTGCCCGCGCTGGTCGCCCGCGGCAATGTCGTCGTGCTGCGGACCTTCTCCAAGGCGCACGGACTGGCCGGCCTCCGCGCCGGCTACCTCGTCGCCGCGCCCGCCGTCGCGGGCGCCGTGCGCTCGGTCCTGCCGCCCTTCCCGGTCTCCACGGTCGCCGTCGCGGCCGCCCTGGCCTCGCTCGCCCACCCCGAGGTCCTCGAGGAGCGGGTCTTCGACACGCGGGTCGAGCGGGAGCGGGTGCGCGCGCTGCTGGCGGCGCGGGGGACGACCGTCCCGGCGTCGTACGCGAACTTCGTGTGGCTGCCGCTGGGTGACCGGGCGGCGCCGTTCGCCGAGCTCTGCCGCGAGCACGGGCTGCTGGTGCGGCCGTTCGCGGGCGAGGGCGTCCGGATCACCGTGGGCGAGCCGGACCTGCGGGCCGTGCTCGCCGAGGTGCTCGCCGCCTGGTCCTGA
- a CDS encoding amino acid ABC transporter ATP-binding protein, with protein MSAQAEVADEPMFQAWDVHKSFGHVEVLKGIDMSVERGEVVCLLGPSGSGKSTFLRCINHLEKFDRGEMWVGGQRVGYRPHGDKLKELNEREVAARRSGIGMVFQGFNLFGHRTALENVMEGPMVVRREKRSVAEQRARDLLGRVGLADRVDNYPSQLSGGQQQRVAIARALAMQPDLMLFDEPTSALDPELVGDVLAVMRQLAEDGMTMIVVTHELGFAREVADRVYFMDGGVVVESGPPSEVLERPREARTQAFLSKVLA; from the coding sequence ATGAGCGCCCAGGCAGAGGTCGCGGACGAGCCGATGTTCCAGGCGTGGGACGTGCACAAGTCGTTCGGCCACGTCGAGGTGCTCAAGGGCATCGACATGTCGGTCGAGCGGGGCGAGGTGGTCTGCCTGCTCGGGCCCTCGGGCTCGGGCAAGAGCACCTTCCTGCGCTGCATCAACCACCTGGAGAAGTTCGACCGGGGCGAGATGTGGGTGGGCGGCCAGCGGGTCGGCTACCGGCCGCACGGCGACAAGCTCAAGGAGCTCAACGAGCGCGAGGTCGCCGCCCGCCGCTCCGGCATCGGCATGGTCTTCCAGGGGTTCAACCTCTTCGGTCACCGGACCGCGCTGGAGAACGTGATGGAGGGCCCGATGGTCGTCCGTCGCGAGAAGCGCTCGGTCGCCGAGCAGCGCGCCCGCGACCTGCTCGGCCGGGTCGGCCTGGCCGACCGCGTCGACAACTACCCCTCGCAGCTCTCCGGCGGCCAGCAGCAGCGGGTGGCGATCGCCCGCGCGCTGGCGATGCAGCCCGACCTGATGCTCTTCGACGAGCCGACCTCGGCGCTCGACCCCGAGCTCGTCGGCGACGTGCTGGCGGTGATGCGCCAGCTCGCCGAGGACGGGATGACGATGATCGTGGTGACCCACGAGCTCGGCTTCGCCCGCGAGGTCGCCGACCGCGTCTACTTCATGGACGGCGGCGTGGTCGTCGAGTCCGGACCGCCGTCCGAGGTCCTGGAGCGCCCGCGCGAGGCGCGCACCCAGGCGTTCCTCTCGAAGGTGCTCGCGTGA
- a CDS encoding FAD-binding oxidoreductase produces MSTSAFVTALTDELGGRCRVITDADLLTSYRQDMATVVPGGMPAAAVLPRTTADVSAALRLASEHRVPVVPRGAGTSLAGGASAVDGCLVLSTEAMTTIRALDPLDRTAVVEAGVVNAHLDRAAAEHGLMYAPDPSSFEISTIGGNVATNAGGLRCVKYGVTRQSVLGLEVVLPDGRIVETGAATTKNVAGYDLTGLLVGSEGTLAVITAATVRLHRRPVVPPTTIVAAFDALDAAGAAVARIVATGPEVLLMELLDGTTLRSIDTWKRMGLSGIEAMLVVQVDGRIPADAELVAELCAGAVDEPAVSTDPAEADELLAIRRLAYPAAERLGQCLVEDVGVPVSRLPEMIRRVEAAAARHGVTVLTVAHAGDGNLHPTFVFDHGETGIPAPVAAAADEVFAAALELGGTITGEHGVGVLKRDWLERQVGPDAMALQRAVKAAFDPLGLMNPGKVLA; encoded by the coding sequence GTGAGCACCTCAGCCTTCGTCACCGCCCTGACCGACGAGCTCGGGGGGCGCTGCCGGGTCATCACGGACGCCGACCTGCTGACGTCGTACCGGCAGGACATGGCGACGGTCGTTCCGGGCGGGATGCCCGCGGCCGCCGTGCTGCCGCGGACGACCGCCGACGTGTCGGCGGCCCTGCGCCTGGCGTCGGAGCACCGGGTGCCCGTCGTACCGCGGGGCGCCGGGACCAGCCTGGCCGGCGGCGCCAGCGCCGTCGACGGCTGCCTCGTGCTGTCGACCGAGGCGATGACGACCATCCGCGCGCTCGACCCCCTCGACCGCACCGCCGTGGTCGAGGCCGGCGTCGTCAACGCGCACCTCGACCGCGCCGCCGCCGAGCACGGGCTGATGTACGCGCCCGACCCGTCGAGCTTCGAGATCTCCACGATCGGGGGCAATGTCGCCACCAACGCCGGCGGCCTGCGCTGCGTGAAGTACGGCGTCACCCGCCAGTCGGTGCTCGGCCTCGAGGTCGTCCTGCCCGACGGCCGCATCGTCGAGACCGGCGCGGCCACCACCAAGAACGTCGCCGGGTACGACCTCACCGGCCTGCTGGTCGGCTCCGAGGGGACGCTCGCCGTCATCACCGCCGCCACGGTGCGCCTGCACCGACGGCCCGTCGTACCGCCGACGACGATCGTCGCCGCCTTCGACGCCCTCGACGCCGCCGGAGCGGCCGTCGCCCGGATCGTGGCGACGGGCCCCGAGGTGCTGCTCATGGAGCTCCTCGACGGGACGACGCTGCGCTCGATCGACACCTGGAAGCGGATGGGCCTGTCCGGGATCGAGGCGATGCTCGTCGTCCAGGTCGACGGCCGGATCCCCGCGGACGCCGAGCTCGTCGCCGAGCTCTGCGCCGGCGCGGTCGACGAGCCCGCCGTCTCGACCGACCCGGCCGAGGCCGACGAGCTGCTCGCCATCCGCCGCCTCGCCTATCCCGCCGCCGAGCGCCTGGGCCAGTGCCTGGTCGAGGACGTCGGCGTCCCGGTCTCGCGGCTGCCCGAGATGATCCGCCGGGTCGAGGCCGCCGCGGCCCGCCACGGTGTCACGGTGCTCACCGTCGCCCACGCCGGCGACGGCAACCTGCACCCCACGTTCGTCTTCGACCACGGCGAGACGGGGATCCCCGCGCCCGTGGCCGCGGCGGCCGACGAGGTGTTCGCAGCCGCCCTCGAGCTCGGCGGGACCATCACCGGCGAGCACGGTGTCGGCGTCCTCAAGCGGGACTGGCTGGAGCGCCAGGTCGGCCCCGACGCGATGGCGCTCCAGCGCGCGGTCAAGGCGGCGTTCGACCCGCTGGGGCTGATGAACCCCGGCAAGGTGCTCGCCTGA
- a CDS encoding MBL fold metallo-hydrolase: MAARVDHAVTSGTFSLDGETFDVDNNVWVVGDDAECVVIDAPHDVEDILKVVGGRKVKAIICTHAHDDHVRVAPALREATVAPILLHPDDKPLWELTHTDHLWDVDLSDGQTLEVAGTTLQVIHTPGHAPGAVCLYAPDLGCVFTGDTLFHGGPGATGRSYSDRPTLESSIRVKLFSLPGETVVHTGHGDDTTIAAEQVLLDATE; encoded by the coding sequence ATGGCTGCTCGAGTGGACCACGCCGTCACCAGCGGCACCTTCAGCCTGGACGGCGAGACCTTCGACGTTGACAACAACGTGTGGGTCGTCGGGGACGACGCCGAGTGCGTGGTCATCGACGCCCCCCACGACGTCGAGGACATCTTGAAGGTGGTCGGCGGCCGCAAGGTCAAGGCGATCATCTGCACCCACGCCCACGACGACCACGTCCGCGTGGCCCCGGCGTTGCGGGAGGCCACGGTCGCGCCGATCCTGCTGCACCCCGACGACAAGCCGTTGTGGGAGCTGACCCACACCGACCACCTGTGGGACGTCGACCTGTCCGACGGTCAGACGCTGGAGGTGGCCGGGACGACGTTGCAGGTGATCCACACGCCCGGCCACGCTCCGGGCGCGGTGTGCCTCTACGCCCCCGACCTGGGCTGCGTGTTCACCGGCGACACCCTGTTCCACGGTGGCCCCGGCGCGACCGGTCGCTCCTACAGCGACCGGCCCACGCTGGAGTCGTCGATCCGGGTGAAGCTGTTCTCGCTGCCCGGCGAGACGGTCGTCCACACCGGGCACGGCGACGACACCACCATCGCCGCGGAGCAGGTCCTGCTCGACGCTACGGAGTGA
- a CDS encoding PDR/VanB family oxidoreductase → MTGDVRVRVTAARQVAERVRELVLAPVNGTPLPGWTPGAHVDLVLAPDLVRSYSLCSAPGDATWRIAVLEEAAGRGGSRHVHHALAVGDELVTSAPRNNFELVVGTRPIVLVSGGIGVTPILPMAAAAAAAGADWRLLHLARSEAAAAYVDELSSYGDRVVRHVDTNGGPIDLAATLDGLGGAAADIYACGPTPLLTALEEYAEARPGARLVLERFTGAGDAVREGDHAFVVEIADGTEIPVAADQTMLEALTDAGIRVLSSCQEGVCGTCETVVLEGEPDHRDHVLSDDERASGEMVMPCVSRCRGTRIVLDL, encoded by the coding sequence GTGACCGGCGACGTCCGGGTGCGCGTCACCGCGGCCCGCCAGGTCGCCGAGCGCGTCCGTGAGCTCGTCCTCGCCCCGGTCAACGGCACGCCGCTGCCGGGCTGGACGCCGGGCGCCCACGTCGACCTCGTCCTGGCGCCCGACCTGGTCCGCTCCTACTCGCTGTGCTCGGCCCCCGGCGACGCCACCTGGCGGATCGCGGTGCTGGAGGAGGCGGCCGGCCGCGGCGGCTCGCGCCACGTGCACCACGCCCTCGCCGTCGGGGACGAGCTGGTGACCTCGGCGCCGCGCAACAACTTCGAGCTCGTCGTCGGCACCCGCCCGATCGTGCTCGTCTCCGGCGGCATCGGCGTCACCCCGATCCTCCCGATGGCCGCGGCGGCCGCGGCAGCCGGCGCCGACTGGCGGCTGCTGCACCTCGCGCGCAGCGAGGCCGCGGCGGCGTACGTCGACGAGCTGTCGTCGTACGGCGACCGCGTGGTCCGCCACGTCGACACCAACGGCGGCCCGATCGACCTCGCCGCCACCCTCGACGGCCTCGGCGGCGCGGCCGCGGACATCTACGCCTGCGGCCCGACGCCCCTGCTCACCGCCCTGGAGGAGTACGCCGAGGCACGTCCCGGCGCCCGCCTGGTCCTGGAGCGGTTCACCGGCGCGGGCGACGCCGTACGGGAGGGGGACCACGCGTTCGTCGTCGAGATCGCCGACGGCACCGAGATCCCCGTGGCCGCCGACCAGACCATGCTGGAGGCGCTCACCGACGCCGGCATCCGGGTGCTCAGCTCGTGCCAGGAAGGCGTGTGCGGCACCTGCGAGACCGTCGTCCTGGAGGGCGAGCCGGACCACCGCGACCACGTCCTCAGTGACGACGAACGGGCGAGTGGTGAGATGGTCATGCCGTGCGTGTCGCGCTGCCGCGGGACACGGATCGTTCTGGATCTCTGA
- a CDS encoding S-(hydroxymethyl)mycothiol dehydrogenase has product MSQQVKAVIARAKGAPVEVVTINVPDPGPGEAVVKVLSCGVCHTDLHYREGGINDEFPFLLGHEASGVVEAVGPDVTGVAPGDFVVLNWRAVCGQCRACKRGEAQYCFATHNAKQKMTLADGPDAGTELSPALGIGAFAEKTLVAAGQCTKVDASARPAAVGLLGCGVMAGIGAAINTGAITRGKSIAVIGCGGVGVAAIAGAALAGASPIIAVDIDAKKLEKAKEMGATHTVDSSKVDPVEEIKRICAETYEGADGADVVVEAVGRPETWKQAFYARDLAGTVVLVGVPTPDMTVPEIPLIDVFGRGGALKSSWYGDCLPSRDFPMLVDLYQQGRLDLDAFVTEEIGIDDIEAAFAKMHHGDVLRSVVII; this is encoded by the coding sequence ATGAGTCAGCAGGTGAAGGCCGTCATCGCTCGCGCCAAGGGCGCGCCGGTCGAGGTCGTGACGATCAACGTTCCGGACCCGGGCCCGGGTGAGGCGGTGGTCAAGGTCTTGTCCTGCGGGGTGTGCCACACCGACCTGCACTACCGCGAGGGTGGGATCAACGACGAGTTCCCGTTCCTGCTCGGGCACGAGGCCTCGGGTGTGGTCGAGGCCGTCGGACCGGACGTGACCGGTGTCGCGCCGGGTGACTTCGTCGTGCTGAACTGGCGTGCGGTGTGCGGTCAGTGCCGGGCGTGCAAGCGCGGTGAGGCGCAGTACTGCTTCGCGACCCACAACGCCAAGCAGAAGATGACGCTCGCCGACGGACCCGATGCCGGCACCGAGCTTTCGCCGGCGCTGGGGATCGGTGCGTTCGCCGAGAAGACCCTGGTCGCGGCGGGTCAGTGCACCAAGGTCGACGCTTCCGCCCGCCCCGCCGCGGTCGGTCTGCTGGGTTGTGGCGTGATGGCCGGTATCGGTGCCGCGATCAACACCGGTGCGATCACCCGCGGCAAGTCCATCGCGGTGATCGGCTGCGGTGGTGTCGGGGTGGCCGCGATCGCGGGTGCCGCGCTCGCGGGGGCCTCGCCGATCATCGCGGTCGACATCGACGCGAAGAAGCTGGAGAAGGCCAAGGAGATGGGGGCGACCCACACGGTCGACTCCAGCAAGGTCGACCCGGTCGAGGAGATCAAGCGGATCTGCGCGGAGACCTACGAGGGTGCCGACGGTGCCGACGTGGTGGTCGAGGCGGTCGGTCGTCCCGAGACGTGGAAGCAGGCGTTCTACGCCCGTGACCTGGCCGGCACCGTGGTCCTGGTCGGCGTACCGACCCCCGACATGACCGTGCCGGAGATCCCGCTGATCGACGTCTTCGGACGTGGTGGCGCGCTCAAGTCCTCTTGGTACGGCGACTGCCTGCCGAGCCGGGACTTCCCGATGCTGGTCGACCTGTACCAGCAGGGCCGGCTCGACCTGGACGCGTTCGTGACCGAGGAGATCGGGATCGACGACATCGAGGCCGCGTTCGCCAAGATGCACCACGGTGACGTGCTGCGCTCGGTCGTGATCATCTGA